The following proteins come from a genomic window of Nostoc sp. ATCC 53789:
- a CDS encoding glycosyltransferase family 1 protein gives MNSTTEKRIALISVHGDPAIEIGKEEAGGQNVYVRQVGEALAQLGWQVDMFTRKASLEQDSIVEHSENCRTIRLKAGPLEFVPRDEIFEYLPEFVDNFLKFQAKNEIKYELVHTNYWLSSWVGMQLKTIQESKQVHTYHSLGAVKYNTIENIPLIASQRLAVEKQVLETAERIVATSPQEQQHMRSLVSTEGNIDIIPCGTDIQRFGSIGREAARAELEIAKDAKVVLYVGRFDQRKGIETLVRAVNESELRDSKNLKLIIGGGSTPGNSDGIERDRIEQIVHELGITDLTIFAGRLSQDILPTYYAAADVCVVPSHYEPFGLVAIEAMASGTPVVASDVGGLQFTVVNEQTGLLAPPQDVGAFASAIDRILFNPEWRDELGKAGRKRTENKFSWHGVATQLSELYTQLLEPSAKEPALVAK, from the coding sequence ATGAACTCTACCACCGAAAAACGTATCGCCTTGATCTCCGTCCACGGAGACCCGGCGATTGAAATAGGGAAAGAAGAAGCTGGGGGACAAAATGTTTATGTGCGCCAAGTGGGTGAAGCACTAGCGCAGCTGGGATGGCAAGTTGATATGTTTACCCGCAAGGCTAGTCTGGAGCAAGATTCGATTGTTGAACATAGCGAGAATTGCCGAACTATTCGTTTAAAAGCTGGGCCCCTTGAGTTTGTGCCGCGAGATGAAATTTTTGAATATTTGCCAGAATTTGTGGATAATTTCCTCAAATTTCAGGCAAAAAATGAGATTAAATATGAGTTAGTTCACACTAACTATTGGCTCTCTAGTTGGGTGGGGATGCAGTTAAAGACAATCCAAGAGAGTAAACAGGTTCACACCTATCACTCATTAGGAGCAGTCAAGTACAACACGATAGAAAATATTCCTCTGATTGCTAGTCAGCGATTAGCGGTAGAAAAACAGGTGTTAGAAACAGCAGAGCGAATTGTGGCGACCAGTCCGCAAGAACAGCAACACATGCGATCGCTAGTTTCCACTGAAGGTAATATCGATATTATCCCCTGCGGTACAGATATTCAGCGTTTTGGTTCCATTGGGCGAGAAGCAGCTAGAGCTGAACTGGAAATTGCCAAAGATGCCAAAGTTGTATTATATGTAGGGCGTTTCGACCAACGCAAAGGTATAGAAACCCTAGTGCGTGCAGTTAACGAGTCTGAACTACGAGACTCGAAGAATCTCAAGCTAATTATTGGCGGTGGTAGTACTCCAGGTAACAGCGACGGCATTGAGCGCGATCGCATTGAGCAAATCGTCCACGAATTAGGAATCACTGACTTGACCATCTTTGCTGGTCGTCTTAGTCAAGATATTTTACCAACTTATTATGCAGCTGCCGATGTCTGCGTTGTTCCTAGTCACTACGAACCCTTTGGACTCGTAGCGATCGAAGCGATGGCAAGCGGTACACCGGTTGTAGCTAGTGATGTCGGTGGACTTCAATTTACTGTAGTTAATGAACAAACTGGTTTATTAGCACCACCACAAGATGTAGGTGCTTTTGCGTCTGCTATTGACCGAATTCTCTTTAATCCAGAGTGGCGAGACGAATTGGGTAAAGCTGGCAGAAAGCGTACTGAAAACAAATTTAGTTGGCATGGTGTCGCAACTCAGTTGAGTGAACTTTACACTCAATTGTTAGAACCATCAGCAAAAGAACCTGCATTGGTTGCTAAATAG
- a CDS encoding manganese catalase family protein, with protein MFFHKKEPIHAVNVSEPNPRFAQLLLEQFGGATGELSAALQYWVQSFHVENAGIKDMLQDIAIEEFSHLEMVGKLIEAHTKNVDQTEAYKSTLFAVRGIGPHFLDSQGNAWTASYLNEGGDVVRDLRANVAAEAGARQTYEELIKLATDKGTQETLVHLLTREISHTQMFMKALDSLGKLTDPFFGNIKPDETVALYYNLSTNGNGKDERGPWNSEPTFKYVANPLESHS; from the coding sequence ATGTTTTTTCACAAAAAAGAGCCTATTCATGCAGTTAACGTTAGTGAACCAAACCCTCGTTTTGCTCAATTACTTCTAGAGCAGTTTGGCGGAGCTACTGGAGAACTTAGTGCAGCTTTACAATATTGGGTGCAATCATTCCATGTTGAAAATGCTGGAATTAAAGATATGCTCCAAGACATTGCAATCGAGGAATTCAGCCATTTAGAAATGGTTGGTAAACTCATTGAGGCTCATACCAAAAATGTGGATCAAACAGAGGCTTATAAGAGTACTCTCTTTGCAGTTCGCGGGATTGGGCCTCATTTTCTAGATAGTCAGGGTAATGCTTGGACCGCAAGTTATTTGAATGAAGGTGGAGATGTAGTCCGTGATTTAAGGGCTAACGTTGCAGCAGAAGCCGGCGCTCGTCAAACTTACGAAGAGTTAATTAAGTTGGCAACTGACAAAGGAACCCAAGAAACTTTAGTCCATCTGTTAACACGAGAAATTTCTCATACCCAGATGTTTATGAAAGCTCTAGATTCACTGGGTAAGTTGACAGATCCATTCTTTGGTAATATTAAGCCAGATGAAACTGTTGCTCTTTACTACAACCTATCTACCAACGGTAATGGTAAAGATGAGCGTGGCCCTTGGAATTCTGAGCCAACATTCAAATACGTTGCTAATCCCCTAGAAAGCCACTCTTAG
- a CDS encoding GlsB/YeaQ/YmgE family stress response membrane protein, producing the protein MSIIAWVVLGLLAGAIAKAIYPGYQGGGILSTMILGIIGAFVGGSLFTLLRTGTLQITAAGAGLTLPGILVAVLGAIVAIYLWGLIRRSSNA; encoded by the coding sequence ATGAGTATTATTGCTTGGGTAGTTTTAGGACTTTTGGCAGGTGCGATTGCTAAAGCTATTTATCCTGGCTATCAAGGTGGTGGAATTCTCTCCACAATGATTTTAGGTATCATTGGTGCTTTCGTCGGTGGAAGTCTGTTTACTCTATTGCGAACAGGAACTCTGCAAATTACTGCGGCTGGCGCTGGTTTAACTCTTCCTGGTATTTTGGTGGCTGTGCTTGGCGCAATTGTTGCCATTTATCTATGGGGATTAATCAGAAGAAGCAGCAATGCCTAA
- a CDS encoding AAA-like domain-containing protein, which translates to MQLQSKNHLRKRGATLTAQGSRKLNQAKAQLEIEQNFKRYTLEDLSEKTGLTPNTLSKVFNGSVGVDKRTLECCFNAFNMTLLKDDYFYLEPHQDSFDEIGSMSGAEVCDRIEPVYDSRSSVGQTHKMEHSPDNVYPRSPNLPGGQMPLDSVFYIDRPILESLCYEAIQQPGALINIRAPKQMGKTSLMTRILAYANSQGHRAVSVNLQLANDEILRNLERFLQWFCARVSKQLSLPNEIASFWDNSLGSKSNATDYFQDVILTNLDRGVSSRENRPLVFAINELNQLFAYPDVAREFLLLLRTWSEQAKEADADINPWHKLRLVTVHSTEILMPPSIDPSLLNTGLVIELPEFNPAQVQDLAYRCEQEISSSQTQRLIALLGGHPYRLQLAFYYLQQQTITLEELLENSAIAAAIYADHLEQQWWNLQRYPDLLPSFIEIVRQSSPVDCEAVQGSQLHKMGLVHLHDLKASLACELFRPFFCDRLLQINS; encoded by the coding sequence ATGCAATTACAATCGAAAAATCATCTACGAAAGCGGGGTGCGACTCTGACGGCTCAAGGCTCAAGGAAACTCAATCAGGCAAAAGCTCAGTTAGAAATTGAGCAAAACTTTAAACGATACACTCTCGAAGACCTTAGTGAGAAAACAGGTTTAACCCCCAATACCCTCAGTAAGGTCTTTAATGGCTCAGTAGGAGTCGATAAACGAACCTTGGAGTGCTGTTTTAATGCCTTTAATATGACCTTGTTAAAGGACGATTATTTTTATCTGGAGCCTCATCAAGACAGTTTTGACGAGATTGGCTCAATGTCCGGGGCTGAAGTTTGCGATCGCATCGAACCAGTATACGATTCTCGCAGCAGTGTAGGGCAAACCCACAAAATGGAACACTCGCCAGACAATGTATACCCTCGTTCCCCAAACCTACCAGGAGGGCAGATGCCCCTGGATTCAGTCTTCTACATTGACCGTCCCATTCTCGAATCTCTTTGTTATGAAGCCATCCAGCAACCCGGTGCTTTGATCAACATCCGCGCCCCCAAGCAAATGGGCAAAACCTCCCTAATGACCCGTATCCTGGCTTACGCTAATTCCCAGGGTCATCGCGCCGTTTCCGTGAACTTGCAACTTGCTAACGACGAGATTTTACGGAATCTAGAACGCTTCCTACAATGGTTCTGTGCCAGAGTCAGCAAGCAGTTAAGCTTGCCAAATGAAATTGCTAGTTTTTGGGATAATTCCTTGGGCAGCAAATCAAATGCCACTGATTATTTCCAGGATGTAATCTTAACCAACCTCGATCGCGGAGTTTCTTCAAGAGAGAATCGCCCCTTAGTCTTTGCAATCAATGAACTCAACCAGCTTTTTGCCTACCCCGACGTTGCTCGTGAATTTCTCCTACTTTTACGAACATGGTCTGAGCAAGCTAAAGAAGCCGATGCAGACATTAATCCTTGGCACAAGCTGCGATTGGTGACGGTTCATTCTACTGAAATTCTCATGCCTCCCTCCATCGATCCCTCTCTCTTGAATACTGGGCTAGTTATTGAGTTACCTGAGTTTAACCCTGCTCAGGTGCAGGATCTAGCATATAGGTGCGAACAGGAGATAAGCTCGTCACAAACCCAGCGCCTGATCGCTCTGTTGGGGGGACATCCCTATCGGTTGCAGTTAGCATTTTATTACCTACAGCAGCAGACAATAACCCTAGAAGAACTCTTAGAAAATTCTGCGATCGCTGCCGCTATCTATGCAGACCACCTAGAACAGCAATGGTGGAACCTACAACGCTATCCCGATTTATTGCCATCGTTTATAGAAATCGTCAGACAGTCAAGTCCTGTAGATTGTGAGGCTGTGCAAGGTTCCCAGTTGCACAAAATGGGGTTAGTGCATCTGCATGATCTCAAAGCAAGTCTCGCCTGTGAGTTATTTCGTCCCTTTTTCTGCGATCGCCTGCTACAAATCAACAGTTAG
- the psaK gene encoding photosystem I reaction center subunit PsaK produces MFTSTLLAAATTPLQWSPTVGLIIIIANIIAIAFGKSTIKYPNAEPALPSSNLFGGFGLPALLATTAFGHILGVGAVLGLHNLGRI; encoded by the coding sequence GTGTTTACTTCAACCTTACTCGCTGCTGCAACTACACCCCTGCAATGGAGTCCGACAGTTGGACTGATTATCATTATTGCTAATATCATTGCCATTGCCTTTGGGAAATCGACCATCAAATATCCCAATGCAGAGCCAGCACTACCCTCATCTAATCTTTTTGGTGGTTTTGGTTTACCAGCCCTTTTAGCAACCACTGCCTTTGGTCATATCTTAGGAGTGGGAGCTGTTTTAGGGCTGCATAACCTGGGAAGAATTTAG
- a CDS encoding heme oxygenase (biliverdin-producing), with translation MSSNLAIKLRSGTQQAHTSAENVGFMKCFLQGVVDRDCFAKFLSNLYYVYSQLEAALDSHVKHPVISAVYFPELNRQSSLEKDMVFYYGDNWREQITPSPAAQKYIDRIREISASEPTLLLGHAYTRYMGDLSGGQMLQKVAQSALKLSGYEGTSFYNFEQIPDKKAFKDKYRQVLNALPIDDATAERIVAEANNAFGFNLQMAQELEGNLIKALGEVLFNSLTRSQNSGSTEIGAAN, from the coding sequence ATGAGTAGCAATCTCGCCATCAAACTGCGTTCTGGAACTCAACAAGCCCACACATCAGCAGAAAATGTTGGATTCATGAAATGTTTTCTACAAGGAGTGGTGGATAGAGACTGCTTTGCCAAGTTCTTAAGTAACTTGTATTACGTCTACAGCCAATTAGAAGCGGCGTTAGATAGCCATGTAAAGCATCCTGTAATTAGTGCGGTTTACTTTCCTGAACTTAATCGCCAATCCTCGCTCGAAAAAGACATGGTGTTCTATTATGGGGATAATTGGCGAGAGCAAATTACACCCTCACCTGCTGCTCAAAAGTATATTGACCGCATTCGGGAAATTTCTGCTAGTGAACCGACTTTATTGCTAGGTCATGCTTACACTCGCTACATGGGCGATCTTTCTGGGGGTCAAATGCTACAAAAAGTTGCTCAGTCAGCCCTGAAGCTTTCTGGCTATGAAGGCACGTCCTTTTACAATTTTGAGCAAATTCCTGATAAAAAGGCATTTAAGGATAAGTATCGTCAAGTATTAAACGCGCTACCTATTGATGATGCAACAGCAGAACGGATTGTTGCAGAAGCTAATAATGCCTTTGGATTTAATTTGCAGATGGCTCAAGAGTTAGAGGGAAATCTAATTAAAGCACTCGGCGAAGTCCTGTTTAATAGTCTAACTCGTTCCCAGAATTCAGGTAGCACTGAAATAGGTGCGGCTAATTAA
- a CDS encoding NFACT family protein: MQPVDFTTLTATCSEIRANWLPSRTEQVYQRDRYTIAIALRTLKQRDWLQISWHPQAAHICIGDPPPRSPDTFTFSQQLIHQLGGLALVGIEAIAPWERVIDLQFARRPGESALYHVYAEIMGKYSNVILTDASNIIITAAHQVSQQQSSVRPIQTGQPYETPPKLTGTVPSLSESQERWQERVSLVPGAIKRQLLKSYSGLSAALLELMLLEANITPETSTDTLNPDDWRRLFERWQEWLQTLDSKKFQPAWTKDGYTVMGWGVVEKVKDIQELLNRYYSNEIDQQLFSQLRHQLSQKLNNILAKLRNKAQTFKTRLQQSDQADEYRQKADLLMAHLQNWEPGMKEIILADFETNLPVAIALQPDKNAVQNAQSLYKQHQKLKRARAAVEPLLLEVQTEIEYLEQVEAAIAQIDTYKTSEDLRALEEIREELIGQKYLEDPEYRSRSANEPPSTNFHRYLTPSGFEVLIGRNNRQNDQLTFRVAGDYDIWFHAQEIPGSHLLLRLEPGAVAEEADLQFVANLAAYYSRARQSEQVPVVYTQPKHVYKPKGAKPGIAIYKQESILWGKPQIVISH, from the coding sequence ATGCAACCAGTTGACTTCACTACCCTTACAGCTACTTGTAGCGAAATACGCGCTAACTGGCTGCCCTCGCGGACAGAACAGGTTTATCAGCGCGATCGCTATACTATTGCCATAGCATTACGCACTCTGAAACAGCGTGATTGGCTACAGATTTCTTGGCATCCCCAAGCTGCACACATTTGTATTGGCGATCCCCCACCGCGATCGCCAGATACCTTTACCTTTAGCCAACAACTGATACACCAATTGGGTGGTTTGGCATTGGTGGGTATTGAAGCGATCGCGCCTTGGGAGCGTGTTATCGATTTGCAATTTGCCCGTCGTCCCGGAGAAAGCGCTCTATATCATGTCTATGCAGAAATTATGGGCAAGTATAGCAACGTCATTCTCACCGACGCTAGCAATATAATTATCACCGCCGCCCATCAAGTCAGTCAGCAACAATCTAGTGTCCGTCCCATCCAAACCGGACAACCTTATGAAACACCACCAAAACTGACTGGAACTGTCCCCAGTTTGAGCGAATCCCAAGAACGTTGGCAAGAACGGGTAAGTTTAGTACCAGGAGCAATCAAGCGGCAATTACTGAAAAGTTATAGTGGCTTGAGTGCAGCATTGCTGGAGTTAATGCTGTTAGAAGCAAATATCACACCAGAAACATCTACCGATACTCTCAACCCCGACGATTGGCGACGGTTGTTTGAGCGTTGGCAAGAATGGCTGCAAACTTTGGATTCCAAGAAATTTCAACCCGCTTGGACAAAAGATGGTTACACCGTAATGGGTTGGGGTGTAGTTGAAAAAGTCAAAGATATCCAAGAGTTGCTCAACCGTTACTACAGTAACGAAATTGACCAACAGTTATTTTCTCAATTGCGCCATCAGTTGAGTCAGAAATTAAATAACATTCTGGCGAAATTACGTAACAAGGCTCAAACCTTTAAAACGCGCTTACAGCAATCAGATCAAGCCGACGAGTATCGACAAAAAGCTGATTTATTGATGGCTCACCTGCAAAACTGGGAACCAGGGATGAAAGAAATTATCCTTGCTGATTTTGAGACAAATTTGCCAGTAGCGATCGCTCTCCAGCCAGATAAAAATGCTGTCCAAAATGCTCAAAGTCTTTACAAACAGCACCAAAAGCTGAAACGCGCCCGTGCTGCCGTGGAACCTCTATTATTAGAAGTGCAGACAGAAATTGAGTACTTAGAACAAGTAGAAGCTGCGATCGCTCAGATAGACACCTACAAAACATCAGAAGATTTACGAGCTTTAGAAGAAATCCGTGAAGAGTTGATTGGGCAAAAGTATCTAGAAGATCCAGAATATCGCAGTCGCAGTGCAAATGAACCTCCTAGCACCAACTTTCATCGTTACCTTACCCCCAGTGGCTTTGAAGTATTAATCGGCCGCAATAATCGCCAAAATGACCAATTAACCTTTCGTGTAGCTGGAGATTATGACATCTGGTTCCACGCTCAAGAAATTCCAGGGAGTCATCTGCTACTACGTCTAGAACCCGGTGCTGTGGCAGAAGAAGCTGATTTGCAATTTGTCGCTAATCTTGCTGCTTACTACAGTCGCGCGCGTCAGAGTGAGCAAGTGCCAGTAGTTTACACCCAGCCAAAACACGTTTACAAACCCAAAGGAGCAAAACCAGGAATTGCAATTTACAAGCAGGAGAGCATCCTTTGGGGAAAACCACAAATAGTCATTAGTCACTAG
- the hemN gene encoding oxygen-independent coproporphyrinogen III oxidase: MVFLLPGVKFDLDLIQKYDTRAPRYTSYPPATELSETFTETDFKAAIAASNQRQTPMSLYFHIPFCQSACYFCGCNTVISNNKNIAKPYVESLVQDIKNTAALIDPDRKVLQIHWGGGTPNYLDHHQVEFLWKNINRYFNIDPQAEISIEINPRYIDKNYIFFLREIGFNRISFGIQDFNSQVQVAVNRVQPEEMLFDVMSWVKEAKFESVNVDLIYGLPYQTRETFQETVKKTIELDPDRIVVFNFAYVPWLKPTQKNIPQEALPAAEEKLDILKMTIEELTSNQYLFIGMDHFAKTNDELAIAQRNGTLKRNFQGYTTHAETELFGFGSTSISMLEDAYAQNHKELKDYYQTIASGNLPVSKGVKLSQNDIIRRDVIMGIMSHFQLHKQDIENKYQINFDGYFSEELEALKPLEADGLVTLSKNQIQITDIGRLLVRNIAVIFDTHTKMRETKFSRAI; this comes from the coding sequence ATGGTTTTTTTATTACCTGGTGTTAAGTTCGATCTGGATCTGATTCAAAAATACGATACTCGCGCACCTAGATACACTAGTTACCCGCCCGCTACAGAGTTAAGCGAAACATTCACTGAAACTGATTTTAAGGCCGCGATCGCAGCATCTAATCAACGCCAAACTCCTATGAGTTTATATTTCCACATCCCCTTTTGCCAAAGTGCTTGCTACTTCTGCGGCTGTAACACAGTAATTTCCAACAACAAGAATATTGCTAAACCTTATGTGGAGTCTTTGGTTCAAGACATCAAAAACACCGCAGCTTTAATCGATCCAGACAGAAAAGTGCTGCAAATCCATTGGGGAGGCGGTACTCCTAATTACTTGGATCATCACCAAGTAGAATTTTTATGGAAAAACATCAATCGCTATTTCAACATCGATCCACAAGCAGAAATCTCAATTGAGATTAATCCCCGCTATATCGATAAAAACTACATTTTCTTTCTGAGAGAGATTGGGTTTAACCGCATTAGTTTCGGCATTCAGGATTTTAATAGCCAAGTTCAAGTAGCTGTAAATCGTGTTCAGCCAGAAGAAATGCTCTTTGATGTGATGAGTTGGGTGAAAGAAGCTAAGTTTGAGAGTGTGAATGTAGACCTAATTTATGGTTTACCCTATCAAACCCGCGAGACATTTCAAGAAACTGTGAAAAAGACAATTGAGTTAGATCCTGACCGAATTGTTGTCTTTAACTTTGCCTATGTTCCCTGGCTCAAACCGACGCAAAAAAATATTCCTCAAGAAGCGCTACCAGCAGCCGAAGAAAAGTTAGATATTCTGAAAATGACTATTGAAGAGTTGACGAGTAACCAATATTTATTTATTGGGATGGATCATTTTGCGAAAACTAATGACGAACTAGCGATCGCTCAACGCAATGGCACTCTCAAGCGCAATTTTCAGGGCTACACTACCCACGCAGAGACAGAATTATTTGGCTTTGGTTCTACATCTATCAGTATGCTAGAAGATGCTTATGCTCAAAATCACAAGGAATTAAAAGATTACTATCAGACAATTGCATCAGGTAATTTACCTGTTAGTAAAGGTGTCAAGCTTAGTCAAAATGATATTATCAGAAGGGATGTAATCATGGGTATTATGTCTCACTTTCAGTTACACAAGCAAGATATTGAAAACAAATATCAAATCAACTTTGATGGATATTTCTCTGAGGAGCTAGAGGCATTAAAACCACTAGAAGCTGATGGTCTGGTCACTTTATCAAAAAATCAGATCCAGATTACAGACATCGGTCGATTACTAGTCAGAAATATTGCTGTTATATTTGATACTCACACCAAAATGCGAGAGACAAAATTCTCTCGTGCTATTTAA
- a CDS encoding DUF3891 family protein has protein sequence MIVNATPNGWEVIYHRAHALLAAQLAGQWRRKDAPVRLYETIAAISHHDDLEKEWEEDILTEAGAPKDFMLSSNADVDAEVQKLADLAKNALYRGRWVALLISMHISRLNEGSRGKGSKLDKLLDEQLQNQQRWRKELGIKKEEVDAAYAFMQWCDRLSLILCQQELPDDERFLEISKGPEGERYDIMQRGDNLVVVKPWPFQDDKFTVNVEACDLSQVKFESSAQLTQALQEAPIKVLEWTFVKS, from the coding sequence GTGATTGTCAACGCTACGCCAAATGGTTGGGAAGTCATTTACCATCGTGCCCATGCTTTGTTAGCAGCTCAACTGGCGGGGCAATGGCGACGTAAAGATGCGCCAGTAAGATTGTATGAAACCATCGCTGCAATTTCTCATCACGATGATTTAGAGAAAGAGTGGGAAGAAGATATTCTGACTGAAGCCGGTGCGCCAAAGGACTTCATGCTGTCCTCAAATGCCGATGTAGATGCTGAGGTACAGAAATTGGCTGATTTGGCAAAGAATGCCCTTTACCGTGGACGATGGGTAGCTTTATTAATTTCCATGCACATCAGCCGTCTAAATGAGGGAAGCCGGGGTAAGGGTTCCAAACTAGACAAACTTTTGGATGAGCAACTTCAAAACCAGCAACGTTGGCGGAAGGAACTGGGGATAAAAAAGGAGGAAGTTGATGCAGCTTATGCGTTTATGCAGTGGTGCGATCGCCTTTCTCTGATCTTATGCCAGCAAGAACTACCTGACGATGAGCGGTTTTTAGAAATTAGCAAGGGCCCTGAAGGTGAGCGCTATGACATCATGCAGCGCGGTGATAACTTGGTTGTTGTCAAACCCTGGCCCTTCCAAGATGATAAATTCACGGTCAATGTTGAAGCCTGCGACCTTTCCCAGGTAAAATTTGAGAGCAGTGCCCAACTAACTCAAGCGCTACAAGAAGCCCCCATCAAGGTACTTGAGTGGACATTCGTTAAGAGTTAG